From the genome of Diabrotica virgifera virgifera chromosome 8, PGI_DIABVI_V3a:
tataattaatatcgTCGGTCTACAACTGCTTTCACTTGATCTCTGATCATTTTATAAGCGTCTCACACGTTCTACAGTGTGCGTCTCGCTCACTCCAGAGCTGTGAGTCATCTAAGTTCGCCACTCACACCATTTTTGAGTCAATTTTCCTTATATTGTTCTATGCagttctaggtatatgcaatggtgcgtttaatagaaagaaaaatcaattatctttaaaatagtatattgtagtAGATTCTAGGACTAATTTTAGATAATATGCCTCTTCAAAATTTtctacttttaacgatttttgataacttttacaatttttttaaattcctcgtttTAACTTCGTTCCTTATACATTTAGGtctatatgttaccggccaaacccgatttcaggacaaactagtttggcctagcctaggccaaactagtttgtcctgaacgcgttagaataaactagtttgacctaggccaaactagtttgtcctaaaggcgataggataaactagtttggcctaggccaaactggTTTATCGTGATATTAATTAATACGGGCACTGCAGGACCCACTACTAGTACGGCCTAGTACATAAACATTAACCGGCCATAAACATTATAGTATACCTACAaagccaaaataaatagataaactgaataaaatactctgtaaatggaaaataatcgtttttattaaaacgataatgaTATGTCGTTAAAACTAATGGACAATTggtaatacaaacaatcatataaaaaataatcagtgttttttataaaagcaatatGGGATAAATACCTCAATACCTACAATACCtacaatacctacaataaataCCTCAactgtaaaaatatttatttttccatgTAGCTACGAGAGGTTCAGTTGGATCAGGACAACGTTTTGTCAAATGTAGCTGCAACAAGAACTCTTCCACAAACAGATGCAAGAGCAAGGAGGCAATGATAATCCGCAATTATAAGTGTCACCAAAACACTctatggaaaaataaataatttttacaattaaggtataattattgcttttataaaaacactgattattttttataatatgattatgTACTTGTATTACCAATTGTCCGTAATTTTAACGACGAGTCATtatcttttaataaaaatgattattttccagTTACAgagtatattatatattataaaggCCTTATTAGTTTATCCTGCAGTGTTCGTATTAATATCAaaataaactagtttggcctaggccaaactagtttgtcctgaaatcgggtttggagGGTAGGTaacatcatcatcagtggcgttacagctctttatgagccaaagccttcttcagaacaatcctccattcgcccctgtctctggcaacttttctccatgctctaattccaatagatatcggtcttcctcttgctcgttgtcctatcggccctcttcgatcaaaaacttttctgactatgacCCTTGAAGGGTAACATAGGTACATTGCTAAATAAGAAAGAAAACTTATTTCTGTAAGTACTTTAAAAGAAGTTTaaccagaaataaaaaaaaatatccgTAAAAGTTAGTGAAAGTCGTTGTAAGCATCGCACTTGGATGAACCATATCTTGGTTACCGTTAGTGTAATATGttgatttttacccttttttgcaaaataattcgttattttgagttctgagtgataccaaaaagtcaaaaatcgttaaaactaaaaaaaatgagaacgctgcctcgagaaactcataatagacagtatcgtcgcccccgctagcgaaattttcgagatttttttgcacaaacttactcaaaaagaggaccttataacatatccacagggtgccgggcggtgccgtggtcgaaaaattgtttaaacattttttttttaaacaaatttgcaaaaataattttttcatttcgaacaattttttttatataatttgggtcattctgagcaaaaaaggtctcctgtcatttctctctaaaattgattgttgtcgagttatatgcgattaaaaatttgaaaaatgcgaaaatggctattttaaaagcttaataactcgattaaaaattgttattttgaaattCAAAATGTGACTAAATCAAGTcccaaaccccttcttcaaggtcctgaagagatttttgtcattattttattgcaaagctgctatttttaattattaacaattaacgctatagtccaactgtatcgtagcccccgttagcgaaactatttcgattagatttttttgcacaaacttactcaaaaagaggtccttataacacatctaCAGGGTGCCGTGCGGTGCCGTggtccaaaaattgtttaaacaatttttttaaacaaattcacaaaaataattttttcattgcgaacgatttttttagataatttgggttattctgagcaaaaaaggtctcttgtgatttttctctaaaattgatttttgtcgagttatatggccattttcgcatttttcaaattttatatcgcgtataactcgacaacaatcaattttaaactatctaaaaaaaatttctcgaagtgaaaaaaatatttctgtgaatttgtttaaaaaaaattatttaaacaatttttcgaccacggcaccgcccggcaccctgtggatatgttataagtaaagaccggattatatgttcctgttttgactgaaatatgtgcatatatatgtctgaaatatgagtaaaatatgttgaaaatattccctaaaagtttaaaatatgttccaaatatgtggaatatgtgaaaaatattttaaattaagaaGAAAATgtgcattaaaaaatgtataaaagttttattaaataacggtaagtacatatgacaaaattaacctaaatatacgaatgtatacctatctagtacctattactattacttacgtttctacattttattccttcttataaaaacaattcacaattttttaaaatattttcaatagtaaaattatgtcgccTATCCGTTAGTAGTAATTTGTATGTTGAAAATCTTTGTTTAACATCAACTGATGTGATTGATGCAAATTTTATAACTTTAACAATCTCCGCATTTAAATTGGTAGTGACATCAAAATCGTCACAAATAATTTGGTTTGCttcctgtaataataattttaaatcactatttttctgtaaagtttcaatccattttttatttattgattgtccaatttttccagaaacttcttcagcgttttccttaaatttctgaattaaattaagggactcttgtagtggaaacgattctgttttctaaaattgatttgcattttaaaatcgcaccaatatttgtttcttcaaaacataaaattagttcttttatggggagaaaatgttccgcataaaaacaggcagcttttaaatatgttccccaacttgtgattataggctccggtggcaaaggagtatttggaaatttttctttatatatctgaatccttaaaggcgattttaaaaatattttcttcacgttactaattaaactattaaatgTAGGAAATGAATTTCGAATTTCTTCCGCCACTCTGTCTAAAAGTCTAAACCATGCGCCAAACACGTCACATGAATTAAATTGGGATATAAAACTTTTAGTTGTTGGCAAGATTTGACCATGTATGACGCAGCATCGGAAACCATAAGCAAGATTTTGTTAGCTGGAACAATGTCGGGAAGGAAAAAGTTCATGATTGCATCATTTAAaaacctaaccattgttacatggttaactgtgtcaagctgtttacagccaaaaatatgtcaaaatatgccaaaatatgttaaaaatatgccaaaatatgttaaaaatatgccaaaatatgtcaaacggtcgaaaatatgttcaaaccatcaaaatatgttaaaaaaccgaaaatattctaaatatgtaaaattaagttagtgtcaaacgcctttaattatcataattcgtccacatcctgaagcgtttgattgtatctttgatggttttcgatatgcaaaaaacatataatccggtctttagttATAAGTACCTCTTTTTGagaaagtttgtgcaaaaaaatagaatcggaataatttcactaactggggcgacgatacatcctagactatagcgctaattgttaataattaaaaataacagctttgtaataaaataatgacaaaaatctcttcaagaccttgaagaaggggtttgaaaagtGATTTGGTTACTTTTTGAattccataataataatttttaatcgagttaggtattaagacttgaaaatggccattttcgcatttttcaaatttttaatcgcatataactcgacaacagtcaattttagagaaaaataacaagagacctattttgctcagaatgacccaaattatctaaaaaaaagattgttcgaaatgaaaaaattatttttgtgaattcgtttaaaaaaaattgtttaatagtagttattttcctaacaagtgcagaaagtcattcttttccgcacgcgactgcagtttgccgaacgacgcgaagcgggagtttggcaagcagtcgagtgcggaaaagaaactttctgcaagagttaggaacaatattttttctaagagtctttaaaaaattaccaaatcttaatcaattaatttaattaatataaaaatacatacacaaattaattcttggacaaggttgtcaaaaccaaactttcaatataattagttagcatgacgacgatcttggtttccatgacgatgattcaaaacgactgttattgtctaccgatttgactttcgaatattatgtcaaaataattttatttcatcgaattgtcgcgttaatattattaaaacaggaacacaataagatatatttgaaataaattagtaaataatatctaaatattagtttattgcatgtattataattactttaaggccatattaacatatctaaattaacacgcgtgtggaaaagtaaaaaccgcgtgcggaaaagtaacacgcgtgcggaaaagtaacacgcgtgcggaaaagtgaaactttctaaactaaaatgcgtgcgcgaaagtagacatttttgcacgctcgtagaaaaacaatttttcgaccacagcaccctgtggatatatattataaggacctctttttgagtaagatttttcccaattataccaccatctatccacagttcgaaaaaatgtcttgaataaatgTTGcgtacttttacgtaaggaatccaaatctgcaatcaAGACTGGGGGTTTCCGTTTaaggttttaaagttacccccaccccacctctagagGGTGGAGTggggggggtcatgtttagtgtcattcgatagatttttgaaaattattgaaaacgtatttttaagtttttcattCAGATGTTTATTTCGtggggcaaccgcgctatatttgctcttaatgggttgttaagaagtaaaaatatatcacgaagagcaaaactaagaacttacaagaccgtaataaggccgatagtaacgtatgcttctgaaacatgggtcacaacaaaaaaacatcaagagttgttattagtttgggagaggaaaatactgcgcaaaatcttcggtgggaaaaacttaaatggacaatgggtaagaagaacaaataaggaactaactgagctctatcaagatcctaacatactagcagtaattaaggcgcaaagacttagatggttgggccatgtgcagaggatgattccatctagaattcccagaatggtactatctagtgcattggcagggaaaagacgaagaggaagaccgaggtcacgatggagtaatggagttagagaaaaTATGAGAATTAACataaggaactgggaaagaaaagcgactgacaaaagggagtggaaaagaatagtacatcaagccatgggcctactaggctcgtagtgcttacatattattattcAGATGTTTATTTCGTGAACTATTATAATGAACTGTTACGATGCTGTATAATGTATACAGTATCATAACAGGTACCACAAGTTTGTTGTATGATAGGTACACTTGGATATCAGTTAAATTGTAACCCAGACAGTCAAGGTGAAATTCGATCCAGAAtcagagccgcttttagaatgATGTCAaaggtattatgtaacagagacctaaaattggcattaaggatCTATCTACTTCGCTTTACATGTTCTcagtcttactttatggtgtcgagtcttgcaCTGTGAATAAAACTGATCTAAATTGAATCTTAAAACTTGACTGAATTgtcttgaggctttcgaaatgtgttgctatagaaaaattttaaaagtttattgGGTGGAGATGATTTGAAACTTTACAATACTAGaatgtctcagcaagactactctAATTATAAAAAGTGTCAAGAAGAGTAAgttggagtattttggacatataatgagaggtcccaaatatagtttatgacaaaatattaagcaatgaaaaatagcaggcaaacacAGTCCGGGACAAAGAAGGACTTCATCGTTAAAGAACTTTGGAGGTAGATTGGTATggtattgatacaagcatgctatttagggtggcagtgaatacaattaagatagctatgatgataACCAACATTCTAAAAGGACAAGGTACATAAAGAAGAGTACATTACAGATAAGAAAGATAACTATTAAGAAACTTTATTTACAAATCAACAGAATAACACATTTATACCATAATTTACTCTTTTCCACAAATATTCAAATTTATACCAATTTTATTTGCCAAAACCTCCAAGGCATCGAGGACTAGGTTCTACAATCTTTTTACTCTTCTCCCATTCTTCAGGTGTTCTAGCTTCTATAGACAATGCATGTACTCCTCCATTCAACTCTTCCTTTAAAACACTCGTTACTGCTCTGTGTCTCTTGATCAAGGGAAGATCTTTGAACTTTTCAGAGACCACCACAACTTTAAAATGGGTTTCGGCCCCTTTCGGGACGTTGTGCATGTAGGATTCGTTGATTATTTGTAAATGAACGGTTTCTAGCTGTTTTTCTAGTTTATTCTGAATTGAAGTGGCTATTTTGTTACCGGTACTCATCTTTCGAACCGTTGTCAACAATTTTAACATctcatttaataataatttttgttttgtaacttcaaatcAAAACTAAGAAACTAACCTAAAATTACATTATCAGATTTCAAAAGTCAAATCAATAATGTATTACTGTTTGCATAAGTAATAGTCGACttgaatttaaatatttcaaactgTCAAATCTATATTACTGGTTGCATATCTAACAGTAAAGTAGATTAGTAGATTTGTTCGCTAAAagcttgcataatattttgcattttgttttctttttttttttatattttaaacacATTAATGAACAACAACGTTATAAATCAAGTTAAAATGCGACAAATTAGGTTTGAATCATTAGGACATCTTTCAGAAACTCGATATTATAGATTTTTTGCCGACTTCTACTCCGTAAATTCTGCAACCTGCAAATTCGATCGGTATCAAAATCAAAAATCTACAAAATTATTAtcagtaaaatttaataaaaaaattttgtcctgGGAAAAGTACAAAATGTCAAAAGGTAAATCCTGGTAAAAGGACAAAATTTTTGTCGTGGAAAATTATTATCAATACCCAACTATAATCTAAAGGTTATAAAAATTTCAAAcataagttaattaaaaatctaattttcagTACACCAATAATTGCGCCTCAATCCTTTATAAACATCATAATGAAATagaaaattattgttaaataattattataataattaatattttgttGATCAGTCCACAGTAAATgtatataattaaaaatacagTTATTAGTATTGGTGGTTGCTAGCgctcatttaaaaaatttgttttctttCTGTCTGTTTATAATTTGACAGGTGGCTGCACTGGCACGCTATGAAGATGGCCGCGATCTCCCAAAGACGAAAGTTGTGATGTCTGTTCTGCTATTAAAAAAGTGATTGTGAAACTTCATTGAGAAATTTTATTGCATTATTAAAGCATTGTTAGCAAGAGAACGTATGCAGATTAGCTGAAGGATACAGAAGTTTCATTTAACATTATGTGTAAAATCTAGGGAACAGTGTCTCAGTGACAAAACACTGTTTATAacctgtttacaaaaaaataaatatattcgaATTCTCATATCAGTTTGTGAGTTAAAAATAAAGATAGTTAATTGTGGAGCCGTACGTTGATTTAGTGCGAAATGCGAATGATATTGGGTTTGCGTCAAACAACCTGTTAAATAGTGCACTGAActtattgtttacaatttttttcaaaaatcctgaTCCCACTTGGCAATCAGAATACACAATTCCAGTTGAAATGAAGACTAGAAAAACTCACTTGGATAACGTTCAATGACCAAGTCGATCTTATAGACTTCGTGTTGACGAATTAATTGTTTTAAACGACTTTTATGAAAGATTTTTCGTTGAGGTTATGTGCAGTTACGGGGTACTGTGAATTGTCGGGATTTTGTGCGATGTGATGGGACAGTGACTGGTCGGCAGCGACACGCTGGATCGAGGGATCCCTGGTCCAGGGGGTTGCTTAGACGGCGGTGGGAACGTTCCCCCGGGGCCCCCCGTCGTCCCCCAGCCCCCAGGACTGTCCGGTCTTCATAACAGTGAAGTTACTCCTAAGCAGGCCTTAGTGGAAAGGTAAGCCAAATAATATTGTACTCTCATTCATTATGtagaaaaaatcataaaatatcCTCTAAATcaggggttctcaatctgtggtacctATATGCTACCAgcaaaaacgccgtatctgcagagaCATCACATTTGAGTAAAATCGATTTTAGTTTAAGAATTCGTATACATTTACACAGGATAAGGCATAAGACGAGGTGTGTTTAATGTGttttggcttaacttacgtcatttttactaagcaaataagatagataggcacatttgggttagaaaaaagtaaaaatttcatttttttagatttttgcagatacggcgtttttgcTAAGCACGGCAGTATGTACCACTGATGGTACCTATGTATCAtgtgcggtggtacacaaaacgcagaAACACAGCCAAAATCCAGCATATTTGTATTAATTAGATTACCTACATCCATAGGtacttcagttaggtggtaccaaaaataattccAGTCGAACCGACTTATTAGAATACGGCTTACAGGAATATCCCGCTTtgaggaatagaaatttgaggtcccgaatcTTTTCTACTAGCCaacaatgatcggttattagaatatcccggttataggaatacttttgcttgacaagaaggctattccaataagcaggttctactgtataataattttgtggtacatgactcaaaaacattgaaaaccactgCTCTAAATAATAGTATCGCCTACTTTCTCTATAACAAACACTGGTATTACGAGATTTTGCTTATAAGAACCTAACATTCGTTTTCGCACCtaacattaggtgtcccatgaaattcctattgaactataaccaggggcggtttctccattggttcacttgtgcagtgaacacccaatcaaatttcattaaaatacatatttttaaaaatctcataaatatcattaaaatattttttcttattaaatctcataaatatcatagtatcattaaaatataactgtatttattaatcacataatatatttgcacaacaccgctacgctagatgcacgtggtaagtgcagaattcaaattgaacccagcCACTATACAGTAACCCTATAGAAAAACGAAAgctcttaaatccgtgaaccagcgattctcctatcttaaaacattgaggatttgtgcactgcacacagagaccggggCGCCAGGAGGagcgtttcgattcacagtttggcattttctATTGTGGgaatttattaaatacaatattggtaggtagtttttttaggatGGAGCCTTTTTCAGtgaagtttataaaagaaaatgcaaatagttttgaaaatcgacttcttataaaaagaatgtaCTAACTTAgccggagataaacttggtacaagaatgtgcaataagaaacaaaaagtttaaacattgttttaaagttgaacaatatagaaaaacttcGTGATTATGcgggtgtgataaactacattctttattttgttttccatgtttagtgttttcaaagaataaaactataatttcaatctcggtctttggatgctgttaaaataaacggatttttaaacagttttgacaaagccatttcaATATTCATAACTTCTGCGtccaccttcaccaccgaagaagcgccatcattcagtaggtatcatattctgcacaaaacaaaaaaagtgtgtgacatcctgactaatcgggtcaaagataggtttcattttaAAGAACATCTTTTGGCGAGGCCCCAAAATTTTTTCGCCTGCGGCGCTTATTCACCAtttgtataattacattctttaattgaacaccctccttaaattaccacgagccgccactgactaTAACCCTCTATAATGATGCATATTTGATGCACTAAAATGATTAAATGACTAAAATCTGTGAACACAGGTATTATGACCTAACATTCATTTTCGCACCtaacattaggtgtcccatgaaattcctattgaactataaccctCTATAATGTAATGAGACATATTTAGTCATAAAAAGGGACAATGAAATCAAAGAACATGTTTCTTTACATGTTTTTggaggtgtcccatgaaattcctattgaactataaccctCTATAATGTAATGAGGCATATTTGGTCATAAAAAGGGACAATGACATCAAAGAAcatgtttctttacctgtttttgcTGAGGGCCAAAAACATGGTAATGGCTGTAAATAAATACCCCCAGCTGCCTGTATACAGAAATGACTAAAATCTGTGTGCTTATCGAGGCCAGTGATGTAATAAACTCCACAGACTATCAGCTTTTTCCTGTTTATCCACCTACTCTTTTTCAAAAGCACCATTCAAACAATGTTGAGCATCTTATATTGCTCGGAATGACTTCACTATAGGAAGTTAATGTCTTAGAAAACTACATATtcatatgtatgcacaatattattatagtctgatataacgagatcaacttataacgaggtaattagtctgccatttcagttcttgttttagagggagtctactgtaagTACTAGTCTTTTTCTCATTTGTTCTGGTATTTACGAACCCTTTCCCATATCAGTTGGCCTACCACAGATTGAAAAGAAAATCCAATTTTagagaacaaaaacaaaagttCAGCATAAACTTCAAAGGTTTTAATTCATCAAACAATCATTTTAGATTTCCATAattatagaaaatattttttaaatcaataaaaacgattaattaaaaataataaaaacaaattaaaaaaaaatgtataaaatatcgTCGGTGAtatgacaatacctcctatctgctttttcgtGAGTTTTTTAAGAGAGACGAAA
Proteins encoded in this window:
- the LOC114332815 gene encoding bolA-like protein DDB_G0274169; translated protein: MLKLLTTVRKMSTGNKIATSIQNKLEKQLETVHLQIINESYMHNVPKGAETHFKVVVVSEKFKDLPLIKRHRAVTSVLKEELNGGVHALSIEARTPEEWEKSKKIVEPSPRCLGGFGK